From the Luteolibacter arcticus genome, one window contains:
- a CDS encoding beta strand repeat-containing protein: MRAPSPWPALTTPVLPALLLSTAALHAQNSWLPSGGGAWGTPGNWTTGVPIAGDNIAIGNTSAATITLDGNRVGTTLALNNTAALTLSANGANRTLILSGGMTVSGSGGVVIGSTNTNQGVSLTATTLTKTGSGTLEIANSSTIGNVFLEGGDTIIRNANALGTTGTITLGAASGTAGASLRGSAVTLAKSIVLGGSSGTLMLYNLGFSTTTYTGGITGTNNLRIDSVISGGSGGTTFSTGAINNAGTLSFVNSGNATLDGVTGTITVNSAIGSNVTAVSLSNNTTATAGITKGAQLTVFGSSANAYTGNTTVNAGATLRLSASNVLPDGAGKGSVAVNGTLDMRGDETVNGLSGSGVITRGATGTSVLTVGSNNASSTFSGALQNGSGTLALTKTGSGTLALSTANSYSGTTSLGNGSGILAISHGQALGTGSVSLTKGGTGLGTLELSNDITVANHFTITSATGFGGGGSAHIRNASGDNTISGNLTLNASGGNGINIESASGMLTLSGNITSTVADNTRQLGLGGAGDGEVTGSIANTGANAFSVIKSGTGTWTISGTATYTGTTNINGGTFRVNTTLSGTSGVTIGAGATLEGIGSISTGTLAFGGAGTLSAGNSIGTLGLNAADLTGGTLRVEFGTGSIDLINVAGLLDLTGSTVDFSQLTGALDGVSPYTFANYGSLSGTFADVLNLPDGYELDYGTGTTSALTLIAVPEPRVALLAGAGLLCNLRRRRMPKR, translated from the coding sequence ATGAGAGCCCCCTCACCATGGCCGGCGCTCACCACGCCGGTCCTGCCCGCTCTGCTTCTTTCCACCGCCGCCCTCCACGCCCAGAATTCCTGGCTTCCGAGCGGCGGCGGGGCATGGGGTACGCCTGGCAACTGGACCACCGGCGTGCCCATCGCCGGAGATAACATTGCCATCGGGAACACCAGCGCCGCCACGATCACGCTTGATGGCAATCGCGTCGGAACCACCCTGGCGCTGAACAACACCGCAGCGCTCACGCTTTCCGCCAATGGCGCGAACCGCACCCTGATCCTGAGCGGCGGGATGACGGTCTCGGGCAGCGGAGGGGTGGTGATCGGCTCCACGAACACGAACCAAGGCGTCTCCCTCACCGCGACCACCTTGACCAAGACCGGCAGTGGTACATTGGAGATCGCGAACTCCAGCACCATCGGCAATGTCTTCCTCGAAGGCGGAGACACCATCATTCGCAACGCCAATGCGCTGGGGACCACTGGCACGATCACGCTGGGTGCCGCGTCCGGCACCGCCGGGGCCTCGCTCCGCGGTTCCGCGGTCACGCTGGCCAAGTCCATCGTGCTTGGCGGCTCCTCCGGCACGTTGATGCTGTATAACCTCGGCTTCAGCACCACCACCTACACCGGCGGAATTACCGGCACCAACAACCTCCGCATCGATAGCGTGATCAGCGGTGGCAGCGGCGGCACCACCTTCAGCACCGGGGCCATCAACAACGCTGGCACGCTTTCCTTCGTGAACTCGGGGAATGCCACCCTCGACGGGGTAACCGGGACCATCACCGTGAACTCCGCGATCGGGAGCAACGTGACAGCCGTCTCTCTCAGCAACAACACGACGGCCACCGCCGGCATCACCAAGGGCGCGCAGCTCACTGTCTTCGGCAGCAGCGCCAACGCCTACACCGGCAATACCACCGTCAACGCCGGGGCCACGCTACGGCTTTCCGCAAGCAATGTGCTGCCCGACGGCGCAGGGAAAGGAAGCGTCGCCGTCAATGGAACCCTCGACATGCGCGGGGACGAAACAGTCAACGGCCTGTCAGGCTCCGGCGTCATCACCCGCGGCGCTACCGGCACCTCGGTCCTAACAGTGGGGAGCAACAACGCCTCAAGCACCTTCTCCGGCGCGCTTCAAAACGGCTCGGGCACGCTCGCGCTGACCAAGACCGGGAGTGGCACGCTCGCCCTCAGCACCGCGAACTCGTATTCCGGCACCACCAGCCTTGGCAACGGTTCCGGCATCCTTGCCATCAGCCACGGCCAGGCGCTCGGCACCGGCTCGGTCTCCCTCACCAAGGGCGGAACCGGTTTAGGAACGTTGGAGCTTTCCAACGATATCACCGTTGCCAACCACTTCACCATCACTTCCGCGACCGGGTTCGGCGGAGGAGGCAGCGCCCACATCCGCAACGCGTCGGGAGACAACACGATCTCCGGAAACCTGACCCTCAATGCCTCCGGCGGCAATGGAATCAATATCGAGTCCGCCAGCGGGATGCTCACGCTATCCGGCAACATCACCAGCACGGTGGCCGACAACACACGCCAACTCGGCCTGGGCGGCGCGGGCGATGGCGAGGTGACCGGCTCGATTGCCAACACTGGGGCGAACGCCTTCAGCGTGATCAAGTCTGGCACCGGCACTTGGACAATTTCCGGCACGGCCACTTACACCGGCACTACCAACATCAACGGTGGCACCTTCCGGGTGAATACCACGCTCAGCGGAACGTCCGGCGTCACCATTGGTGCAGGAGCGACGCTGGAAGGCATTGGCTCGATCTCGACCGGCACCCTGGCATTCGGTGGAGCGGGAACGCTGTCGGCCGGCAATTCGATTGGCACCCTCGGGCTCAATGCCGCCGACCTTACTGGTGGGACCTTGCGGGTCGAGTTCGGCACCGGTTCCATCGACCTCATCAATGTCGCGGGCCTTCTGGATCTCACGGGTTCGACCGTCGATTTCAGCCAATTGACCGGTGCCCTGGATGGGGTGAGCCCCTACACGTTCGCCAACTACGGCAGCCTCAGCGGAACCTTTGCCGACGTGCTCAATCTACCCGATGGCTACGAACTCGACTATGGCACTGGCACTACCAGCGCCCTCACCTTGATCGCCGTACCGGAACCTCGGGTCGCCTTGCTCGCGGGTGCAGGCTTGCTCTGCAACCTTCGCCGTCGGAGGATGCCGAAGAGATGA
- a CDS encoding beta strand repeat-containing protein: protein MKNSSNYFLAVPPVTCAALSLLALSTVVHAVDIHWDGNGATPGNIATPTGNWGTSAFWSPDATGSSAAVSTWNAADTAVFSAGTEATGAYTVTVNANTAAAGLKFEEGNVTFLSASSAKSLTVNSNLELTLGSRLVTVGSTTATTTVNLLLGSNTLTLNSGNLDLYGSNTMSAATLKAGNITIGNANAFGTTGSVTLGDTAASSAVRFRMRTLALARPFVLQSGTGFTLNATLDSVGFNSPTITGGVTSSGTGTTNLALESVISGTGSSLTFTASGTNPINHTGALSLRNGGQGTGTGNPTGTVSVTAPIGANVTNVTITDATSVSVSGTKGLQRVVLGSTSNAYTGNTAVSSNSRLELSASEVIPDGSGKGNLAVNGNLILTTGTGNTTETVNGLSGSGSITRSGATGTSTLIVGANDATSSFTGMIGNGAGKVALTKIGSGTLTLNNINTYTGSTTIAAGTLSLELDQVLADTGSINIATGATLNLTETSTPEVISVLRFDGVQQATGKWGRTGSIAALNADFESDRITGDGLLDVTNITADLYWDGTGTSWQAPAAWSVSPLDAAFNPTTPPDLNNLTRFGSDGLTLDQTVNLNGDQVTPAMVFTSPVLFTFLGGNADHTLTLGGLTVDVASEGPVFGSATAGQKVDLILSGSQTWTNASLSGATIAENGVELGAGTLTLAGAGSTSLKGIVSGSGAVTKTATGSLDLLGANTYTGSTSIQAGTAMLGTATSLGGTANGTVVGGGATLDFNGQTVGAENITLGVGSAGNLVNSDTANPASLAGDINLNFNSNAGGAGDLTLSGVISQTAGAKNLTKTGAGKLTITNANLYTGTTTLANGSGTVAITNPTALGSGPVALTKGGTNTGTLELSNGISVANAMTFASANGYGGGGSAHIRNVSGNNTLTGTLTLTATGGNGMNVESNGGLLTLTNTITSTITDNTRQLGLSGTGNGLITGNIVNTGSNQFAVIKSGTGIWTLSGSNTYTGATNVGAGTLVLTNNGGIADTASVNVSSGAFLQLDFAGSDTIAALVLGGVAMGPGTYTASHPSGRITGTGALFIPGADPFASWIATPAFGLAPADRDKTDDPDNDGLTNEQEFALDGNPASGAATGKVVGKIDSGHLTLTLPVRTGATFNGSGPLTSLPINGVVYRIDGDDDLSGFTSGVEEVAALTAGMPGLTTGWTYRTFRLTATTAAAPKGFLRADVSTAPAP from the coding sequence ATGAAAAACTCCTCTAACTACTTTTTGGCAGTGCCTCCCGTCACTTGCGCAGCGCTTTCCCTGCTCGCGCTGTCCACCGTCGTCCATGCGGTGGATATCCACTGGGATGGCAACGGTGCCACCCCGGGCAATATCGCAACCCCCACCGGCAATTGGGGCACCAGCGCCTTTTGGTCGCCCGACGCGACCGGCTCTTCCGCAGCGGTCTCCACGTGGAATGCCGCGGACACCGCCGTCTTCTCCGCCGGCACCGAGGCGACGGGAGCCTACACCGTCACCGTCAACGCCAACACTGCCGCCGCAGGCCTGAAGTTCGAGGAAGGCAACGTCACGTTCCTCTCCGCTTCGAGCGCCAAGAGCCTCACTGTGAATTCAAACCTCGAACTCACACTCGGCAGCCGCCTTGTCACCGTCGGCTCCACCACCGCAACGACCACGGTCAACCTGCTTCTCGGTTCGAATACACTCACCCTTAACAGCGGGAACCTCGACCTCTACGGCAGCAATACCATGTCCGCGGCGACCCTGAAGGCCGGGAACATCACGATCGGCAATGCCAATGCCTTTGGCACCACCGGCAGCGTCACCCTCGGCGACACAGCGGCTAGCTCCGCCGTCCGCTTCCGGATGCGGACGCTCGCCCTGGCCCGCCCCTTCGTTCTCCAATCTGGTACCGGCTTCACCCTGAATGCCACGCTCGACAGCGTCGGATTCAACAGCCCGACCATCACGGGCGGCGTCACCAGCAGCGGCACCGGCACGACCAATCTCGCCTTGGAAAGCGTCATCAGCGGCACCGGATCCTCCCTGACCTTCACCGCCAGCGGCACCAACCCGATCAACCACACCGGCGCGCTGAGCCTCCGCAACGGCGGTCAGGGCACAGGCACCGGGAACCCCACCGGCACGGTTAGCGTGACCGCTCCCATCGGGGCGAATGTCACCAACGTGACCATCACGGACGCCACCTCGGTCTCGGTATCGGGCACCAAAGGACTCCAGCGTGTGGTCCTCGGCAGCACCTCCAACGCCTACACCGGCAACACCGCCGTCAGCAGCAACTCGCGCCTCGAACTTTCCGCCTCCGAAGTCATCCCGGACGGCAGCGGCAAGGGCAATTTGGCCGTCAACGGCAACCTCATCCTCACCACCGGCACGGGGAACACCACCGAAACCGTCAACGGACTCAGCGGTAGCGGCTCGATTACCCGCAGTGGCGCCACTGGAACCAGCACGCTGATTGTCGGAGCGAACGACGCCACCAGCAGCTTCACCGGCATGATTGGCAACGGTGCCGGCAAGGTCGCCCTTACCAAGATCGGCAGCGGCACGCTCACGCTGAACAACATCAACACCTACACCGGGTCCACCACCATCGCCGCCGGCACCCTGTCCCTGGAACTCGACCAAGTGCTCGCCGATACCGGATCGATCAATATCGCCACCGGTGCCACCCTCAATCTAACCGAGACCAGCACCCCGGAGGTCATCAGTGTCCTTCGCTTCGACGGAGTCCAGCAGGCGACCGGCAAATGGGGCCGGACTGGATCGATCGCCGCTCTCAATGCCGACTTCGAATCCGACCGAATCACCGGCGACGGCCTGCTCGATGTGACCAACATTACCGCCGACCTCTACTGGGACGGCACCGGCACCAGTTGGCAAGCTCCCGCGGCATGGTCGGTCTCGCCACTTGATGCGGCCTTCAATCCGACCACCCCGCCCGACCTCAACAATCTCACGCGCTTCGGCAGTGACGGCCTGACCCTCGATCAGACCGTCAATCTCAACGGTGACCAGGTGACACCTGCGATGGTCTTCACCAGCCCGGTGCTCTTCACCTTCCTCGGCGGTAATGCGGATCACACGCTCACCCTCGGCGGCCTCACCGTCGATGTCGCCTCGGAGGGGCCGGTCTTCGGCTCGGCGACCGCTGGACAGAAGGTGGACCTCATCCTCTCCGGCAGCCAGACGTGGACCAACGCCTCCCTCAGCGGTGCCACCATCGCGGAAAATGGCGTCGAACTCGGTGCCGGCACGCTCACCTTGGCCGGAGCGGGCAGCACGTCGCTCAAAGGCATCGTCAGTGGCAGCGGCGCTGTCACCAAGACCGCCACCGGAAGCCTCGACCTGCTCGGGGCAAACACCTACACCGGTTCCACCTCGATCCAAGCCGGCACCGCAATGCTGGGAACCGCCACCTCCCTCGGCGGCACCGCCAACGGCACCGTTGTTGGCGGCGGAGCGACCCTCGACTTCAACGGCCAGACCGTGGGCGCGGAAAACATCACCCTCGGCGTCGGTTCCGCCGGCAACCTGGTCAACAGCGACACCGCAAATCCCGCGAGCCTCGCCGGCGACATCAACCTCAACTTCAACTCGAACGCCGGCGGCGCGGGCGACCTGACCTTGAGCGGCGTGATCAGCCAGACTGCGGGCGCGAAGAACCTCACCAAAACCGGTGCGGGCAAGCTCACCATTACCAACGCAAACCTCTACACCGGCACCACCACGCTGGCGAACGGCAGCGGCACCGTGGCGATCACCAATCCCACCGCGCTGGGTAGCGGACCGGTCGCGCTGACCAAGGGCGGCACCAACACCGGCACTCTGGAGCTCTCCAACGGCATCAGCGTGGCCAACGCCATGACTTTCGCCTCGGCCAACGGCTACGGCGGCGGTGGAAGCGCACACATCCGCAACGTCTCCGGCAACAACACGCTGACCGGCACGCTGACCCTTACCGCGACCGGCGGTAATGGCATGAACGTGGAATCCAACGGCGGCTTGCTGACGCTAACGAACACCATCACCAGCACCATCACCGACAACACCCGCCAACTGGGCCTCAGCGGAACCGGCAACGGCCTCATCACCGGCAACATCGTCAACACCGGGAGCAACCAGTTCGCGGTGATTAAGTCCGGCACCGGCATCTGGACCCTCTCCGGCAGCAACACCTACACTGGCGCCACCAACGTCGGCGCTGGCACGCTGGTCCTCACCAACAACGGCGGCATTGCAGACACCGCGTCGGTCAATGTCTCCAGCGGTGCCTTCCTCCAACTCGACTTCGCCGGTTCGGATACCATCGCCGCGCTGGTCCTCGGCGGAGTCGCCATGGGACCCGGCACCTACACGGCTTCCCACCCGTCCGGCCGCATCACCGGCACCGGTGCACTGTTCATCCCCGGTGCCGATCCGTTCGCTTCCTGGATCGCCACGCCAGCCTTCGGCTTGGCCCCGGCAGATCGGGACAAGACCGACGATCCGGATAACGACGGCCTGACCAACGAGCAGGAGTTCGCCCTCGACGGCAATCCAGCCAGCGGCGCTGCCACCGGCAAAGTCGTCGGCAAGATCGACTCGGGCCACCTGACCCTGACCCTGCCAGTCCGCACCGGCGCCACCTTCAATGGCTCCGGCCCGCTGACATCCCTCCCGATCAATGGCGTGGTCTATCGCATCGATGGCGATGATGACCTGTCCGGCTTCACTTCCGGAGTCGAGGAAGTGGCGGCTCTAACAGCCGGCATGCCCGGTCTCACCACCGGCTGGACCTACCGGACCTTCCGGCTGACCGCGACGACCGCCGCCGCGCCAAAGGGCTTCCTGCGCGCCGACGTCTCCACCGCCCCCGCCCCGTGA
- a CDS encoding ligand-binding sensor domain-containing protein has product MIPFRVCLLAALALSASAEPVDMLFQNWNSRDGLPQDHIRAIVRTRDGLLWLGTDAGLARFDGNEFKSYGLREGLDAVAVMSLMEADDGTLWVSTLGGGVTMLRDGRIVKTYPRMENTSPSENLMLGQDAEGRMWAGGTFRLEGERFVAVPGGRGFVREILRDRQGVMWMNHHDDRIRRWQEGGWQDGSGGGPALADTIHEDAQGRLWAAERGRKLWCRDTGGWKSWPLPDTMKNRVNSMSFAPDGTLWMAFFREGLVGFRDGKFIEPRMDGERFLDLSEIVYAAPDGLLWLGSSANGLYSLVPRRLTLATINDPAANRGANFIGALLESAPGEFMVGSQGHGLFGWKDGISGPVAEMEALNRGLYVNSLWRDRSGAVWAGSGVGMHRLTGAPQGPPSRLVSGNVWEIRDGANGSLWVGRGNGELHHVPKGGKPVKIDYDNDDGAPIKGMDLGPDGALWIGTRGSGLFRLKDGKPKRFRMADGLGSEVIRVVDAEDDGTLWVGTAGGGLSILRDDRFLTVTTADGLPDDIVSQIAEDKTGRLWVGTNRGIAVIAKDEVARLKEGRLTELHPLVINRADGLVSEECTIVPPVAMSDGRMAFATTHGFAMLKPEEFQSDEATPPVFIEQVRANGRPVVPIDGKLELPPGLDRLEIEFSGLYFAAPSRLRFRNRLGGVEEEWGTPGAERRVEYRNLAPGDYRFELAGSIGNGVWTPQPAMLDITLAPHFWQTAWFKILAGLLSLGLVAATARTIERARARRKIEELKREQAVQTERARIARDLHDDVGASLTQVALLSELADSDLDAEPELARGHINEIFTTAKEVTRSLDEIVWAVNPAQDTLERFAAFLGTFVQNYARTAGLNGRLDIPGDLPDLSLTSAIRHHLYLATKEALHNIVKHAGATEIRLRLIPGAKELKLVIEDNGRGLADSDRGEGDGLDNLRKRLDQIGGTCTHRSAPGQGTTVEMLAPLA; this is encoded by the coding sequence ATGATCCCTTTCCGGGTGTGTTTGCTGGCGGCGCTTGCCCTTTCGGCATCGGCCGAGCCGGTGGACATGCTGTTTCAGAACTGGAATAGCCGCGATGGCCTGCCGCAGGACCACATCCGCGCGATAGTCCGCACTCGCGACGGCTTGCTGTGGCTGGGAACGGATGCCGGCCTCGCGCGATTCGATGGCAACGAGTTCAAGTCCTATGGCCTGCGCGAAGGCTTGGACGCGGTCGCGGTGATGTCGCTGATGGAGGCAGATGACGGCACGCTCTGGGTGAGCACATTGGGCGGCGGCGTGACCATGCTGCGCGATGGACGGATCGTGAAGACCTACCCGCGAATGGAGAACACCTCACCGAGCGAGAACTTGATGCTCGGCCAGGATGCGGAAGGCCGGATGTGGGCGGGCGGGACTTTCCGGCTCGAGGGGGAGCGCTTTGTCGCCGTGCCCGGAGGACGTGGATTTGTGAGAGAGATTCTCCGCGACCGGCAAGGCGTGATGTGGATGAACCACCACGACGACCGGATCCGCCGCTGGCAGGAGGGGGGGTGGCAAGACGGCAGCGGCGGCGGTCCCGCGCTGGCCGACACGATCCATGAGGATGCCCAAGGCCGGCTATGGGCTGCGGAACGGGGCCGCAAGCTGTGGTGCCGCGACACCGGGGGCTGGAAGTCGTGGCCCCTGCCGGACACGATGAAGAATCGCGTGAACTCGATGTCATTCGCGCCGGATGGCACGCTGTGGATGGCCTTTTTCCGCGAGGGGCTCGTCGGCTTCCGCGATGGCAAGTTCATCGAACCACGGATGGACGGAGAGAGGTTCCTCGATCTCTCTGAAATCGTTTACGCGGCGCCAGACGGACTGCTGTGGTTGGGCTCCTCCGCCAACGGTCTTTATTCGCTGGTTCCGAGGCGGCTCACGCTGGCCACGATCAATGACCCGGCCGCGAACCGCGGGGCGAATTTTATCGGCGCGCTTCTCGAATCCGCGCCGGGGGAATTCATGGTAGGAAGCCAGGGTCACGGTCTGTTTGGTTGGAAGGACGGCATCAGCGGTCCAGTCGCGGAGATGGAGGCCTTAAACCGGGGGCTTTATGTCAATTCGCTTTGGCGGGACCGGAGCGGTGCGGTCTGGGCGGGCTCGGGGGTCGGAATGCACCGGCTTACGGGTGCCCCGCAGGGTCCGCCCTCACGGTTGGTTTCCGGCAATGTCTGGGAGATCCGGGACGGGGCGAACGGCAGCCTTTGGGTGGGCCGTGGCAATGGTGAGCTTCACCACGTTCCCAAGGGCGGCAAGCCGGTCAAAATCGACTATGACAACGACGACGGAGCGCCGATCAAGGGCATGGACCTCGGCCCGGACGGTGCCTTGTGGATCGGCACGCGCGGCAGCGGGCTCTTCCGCCTGAAGGATGGCAAACCAAAGCGTTTCCGCATGGCGGACGGCCTCGGCAGCGAGGTGATCCGGGTAGTCGATGCCGAGGATGATGGCACCCTCTGGGTGGGGACCGCGGGTGGTGGCCTTTCGATTCTGCGGGACGACCGATTTCTCACCGTCACCACCGCCGACGGGCTACCGGACGACATCGTCTCGCAGATCGCCGAGGATAAGACGGGGCGCCTCTGGGTCGGCACCAATCGCGGCATTGCCGTGATCGCAAAGGACGAGGTGGCACGGCTGAAAGAAGGGCGTCTAACAGAACTACATCCGCTGGTCATCAATCGGGCCGACGGTCTTGTCTCCGAGGAGTGCACGATCGTCCCGCCGGTGGCGATGAGCGACGGGCGCATGGCCTTTGCCACCACCCACGGCTTTGCGATGCTGAAGCCCGAGGAGTTCCAGTCGGACGAAGCGACGCCGCCGGTTTTCATCGAGCAGGTGCGCGCGAACGGCCGGCCTGTCGTGCCGATCGATGGGAAGCTGGAATTGCCGCCCGGACTGGACCGGCTGGAAATCGAGTTCAGCGGCCTGTATTTCGCCGCGCCGTCACGACTGCGCTTTCGCAACCGGCTCGGCGGCGTGGAGGAAGAATGGGGAACTCCGGGTGCGGAGCGTCGCGTGGAGTACCGCAATCTCGCTCCCGGTGACTATCGCTTCGAGCTCGCCGGCTCGATTGGCAATGGAGTCTGGACGCCGCAACCGGCGATGCTGGACATCACTCTCGCCCCGCATTTTTGGCAGACCGCTTGGTTCAAGATCCTCGCAGGTCTTTTGTCGCTGGGGCTGGTCGCCGCGACTGCTCGCACGATTGAGCGCGCCCGCGCACGGCGGAAAATCGAGGAGCTGAAACGCGAGCAAGCCGTCCAGACAGAGCGTGCCCGCATTGCCCGAGACCTGCACGACGACGTGGGGGCCAGTCTCACCCAGGTTGCGCTGCTCAGCGAGCTCGCCGATAGCGATCTGGACGCGGAACCGGAACTCGCCCGCGGTCATATCAATGAGATCTTCACCACGGCCAAGGAGGTGACGCGCTCGCTCGATGAGATCGTGTGGGCGGTGAATCCGGCGCAGGATACCTTGGAGCGATTCGCCGCTTTCCTCGGCACCTTCGTCCAGAACTATGCCCGCACTGCGGGGCTCAATGGCCGTCTCGATATCCCGGGTGATCTGCCGGATCTCTCGCTCACATCGGCCATTCGCCACCACCTCTACCTTGCGACCAAGGAAGCGCTTCACAACATCGTCAAACACGCTGGTGCCACCGAGATCCGTTTGCGGCTGATCCCCGGTGCGAAGGAGCTGAAGCTCGTCATCGAGGATAACGGCCGCGGTTTGGCCGACAGCGACCGCGGCGAGGGCGACGGGCTCGATAATCTCCGCAAGCGACTCGATCAGATTGGAGGCACCTGCACCCATCGCAGCGCACCGGGGCAAGGGACCACGGTCGAGATGCTAGCGCCGCTCGCGTGA
- a CDS encoding response regulator transcription factor, whose amino-acid sequence MNDFDAFPGAIDALASHAQAEVVKKAEVPVITVAIVEDDERIRRSLTTILGRQKDITCIASFPSAEAALEELPKLQPRVLLMDVNLPGIDGVECVRRLSGKLRATQILMLTVHEDSDVIFNSLAAGAKGYLLKPPRAAELIAAVHDVIAGGSPMTSVIARKVVQSFAQGPPSPKETDKLSPRETEILDLLSKGYAYKEIAADLNVSYSTVHTHIERIYDKLHVHSRSHAVAKYLGG is encoded by the coding sequence TTGAACGATTTTGACGCATTTCCCGGAGCCATTGACGCCCTCGCTTCCCACGCGCAGGCTGAGGTCGTGAAGAAGGCCGAAGTCCCTGTGATCACCGTCGCCATCGTGGAGGACGACGAGCGGATCCGCCGTAGTCTCACCACCATTCTCGGTCGCCAGAAGGACATCACCTGCATCGCCTCCTTTCCCAGCGCCGAGGCCGCGCTGGAGGAGCTGCCGAAGCTCCAGCCGAGGGTGCTGCTCATGGATGTGAACCTGCCGGGGATTGATGGCGTGGAATGCGTCCGCCGGCTGTCCGGCAAGCTCCGTGCGACCCAGATCCTGATGCTGACGGTCCACGAGGACTCCGATGTGATCTTCAACTCGCTCGCCGCCGGAGCGAAGGGCTATTTGCTCAAGCCGCCGCGCGCCGCCGAACTCATCGCCGCCGTGCACGACGTCATTGCCGGCGGTTCGCCGATGACCAGCGTGATCGCGCGCAAGGTGGTGCAGTCCTTTGCTCAAGGCCCGCCCTCGCCGAAGGAGACGGACAAGCTCTCCCCGCGCGAGACCGAGATTCTGGACCTGCTGTCGAAGGGCTACGCCTACAAGGAAATCGCCGCCGATCTCAACGTCAGCTACTCGACCGTGCACACGCACATCGAACGGATCTACGACAAGCTGCACGTCCACTCGCGCAGCCATGCGGTGGCGAAGTATCTCGGGGGGTAA